From one Deltaproteobacteria bacterium genomic stretch:
- the hemL gene encoding glutamate-1-semialdehyde 2,1-aminomutase, translated as MTNLSERLAQEAGEVIAGGVNSPVRAFKAVRTRPRFIHHAVGSRIHDVDGNEYIDYVLSWGPMILGHAHPRVVEAIRAAAGQGTSYGAPTEAETTMGVLIKKAFPTVERIRMVSSGTEATMSAIRLARGFTGRDKIVKFDGCYHGHADSLLVQAGSGLLTLGIPGSPGVPSSLAALTLSLPFNNRETFTGAIERYGQDIACVIVEPVPGNMGVVLPEPGFLEYVRNLTKQHGIVLIFDEVITGFRLTYGGFQTLKGLQPDLTCLGKIIGGGLPVGVFGGKKEIMDCLAPVGPVYQAGTLSGNPLAMAAGCATLTILKEMREEYDALNNRTGHLCAEIRHLFKTKGLPITINQTGSMFTLFFTDDPVTDLASAQHADGAFFVTFFEEMMKRGIYLAPSPFEASFLSFAHTRADIEKTLEIINDVLRNL; from the coding sequence ATGACGAATTTGTCCGAACGCCTGGCTCAGGAAGCCGGAGAAGTGATTGCCGGGGGGGTCAACAGCCCCGTTCGGGCCTTCAAAGCCGTTCGAACCCGGCCGCGTTTTATCCATCATGCGGTGGGATCGAGGATCCATGATGTCGATGGCAATGAATATATCGACTATGTCCTGTCCTGGGGACCCATGATCCTCGGGCACGCCCATCCCCGGGTGGTCGAGGCCATTCGGGCGGCCGCCGGGCAAGGCACCAGTTACGGCGCCCCGACGGAAGCGGAAACGACCATGGGCGTCCTGATCAAAAAAGCCTTTCCCACCGTCGAGCGGATCAGAATGGTCAGTTCCGGAACGGAAGCCACCATGAGTGCCATTCGTCTGGCAAGGGGATTCACGGGAAGGGACAAGATCGTTAAATTTGACGGATGCTACCACGGTCATGCCGATTCTCTTCTTGTCCAGGCCGGCTCGGGGTTACTCACCCTCGGCATCCCGGGAAGTCCCGGCGTACCGTCGTCTCTGGCCGCCTTGACCCTGTCTCTTCCCTTCAACAATCGGGAAACCTTCACGGGAGCGATTGAAAGATACGGTCAGGATATCGCCTGCGTCATCGTAGAGCCCGTTCCGGGCAACATGGGCGTTGTCCTTCCCGAACCGGGTTTTCTGGAATACGTGAGAAATCTGACAAAGCAACACGGGATTGTCCTCATCTTCGATGAAGTCATTACGGGCTTCCGCCTGACTTACGGCGGTTTTCAGACTCTAAAGGGGCTTCAACCGGACCTGACCTGCCTGGGTAAAATCATAGGCGGGGGGCTTCCGGTCGGCGTCTTCGGGGGCAAAAAGGAAATCATGGATTGCCTGGCCCCTGTCGGCCCGGTTTACCAGGCCGGCACCCTCTCGGGCAACCCCCTGGCCATGGCGGCGGGATGCGCCACCCTGACCATCCTCAAAGAAATGAGGGAGGAATATGATGCGTTGAACAACCGAACAGGCCATCTATGCGCTGAGATCCGGCACCTTTTCAAAACAAAAGGCCTTCCCATCACGATTAACCAGACCGGATCCATGTTTACCCTCTTTTTTACCGATGACCCCGTGACGGATCTGGCGTCAGCCCAACACGCCGACGGAGCCTTTTTTGTTACTTTTTTTGAAGAAATGATGAAACGGGGTATTTATCTCGCCCCTTCACCCTTTGAAGCTTCCTTTCTCTCTTTTGCTCACACAAGGGCGGATATTGAAAAAACCCTTGAAATCATCAATGACGTGTTGAGGAATCTATGA
- a CDS encoding GDP-L-fucose synthase: MTPPIRNKRITITGGKGFLGRHLLTQLRQQNCEQLAIADLPEYNLVDRHDIARMYDDTRPDIVIHLAAKVGGIGFNQKNPATLFYENLMMGTQLLHEGWVRGIDKFVAIGTICAYPKFTPVPFREKDLWVGYPEETNAPYGLAKKMMLVQSQAYRAQYGFNSIFLLPANLYGPGDNFDPRSSHVIPALVDKCVRAVREGQDEITVWGTGRATREFLFVKDAARAIATATVHYDKSEPVNIGTNCEISIADLVALIVELTGFQGRVLWDQNKPDGQPRRAVDPGRAFREFSFSAETPLREGLQETIDWYVANLGAP, encoded by the coding sequence ATGACTCCACCAATCCGGAACAAGCGCATCACGATTACAGGCGGCAAGGGTTTTCTCGGCCGCCACCTGCTGACCCAGCTCCGGCAGCAAAACTGCGAACAACTGGCCATTGCGGATTTACCGGAGTATAATCTGGTCGATCGTCACGACATTGCCAGAATGTACGATGACACAAGACCGGACATCGTCATCCATCTGGCGGCCAAAGTCGGTGGGATCGGCTTCAACCAGAAAAATCCGGCAACCCTTTTCTATGAAAACCTGATGATGGGCACCCAGCTTCTCCACGAGGGATGGGTGAGGGGAATCGATAAATTCGTCGCCATCGGGACGATCTGCGCTTACCCCAAGTTCACGCCCGTCCCTTTCCGAGAAAAGGACCTCTGGGTTGGTTATCCGGAAGAGACAAACGCTCCCTACGGCTTGGCCAAAAAAATGATGCTGGTACAGTCCCAGGCCTACCGGGCGCAGTACGGCTTTAATTCGATTTTTTTGCTTCCGGCAAATCTTTATGGCCCGGGAGATAATTTCGATCCCCGTTCATCTCATGTGATTCCCGCCCTGGTAGATAAATGCGTCCGGGCTGTTCGGGAGGGTCAGGATGAGATCACGGTTTGGGGAACCGGGCGGGCCACCCGGGAATTCCTCTTCGTCAAAGATGCCGCCCGGGCCATCGCAACCGCCACCGTGCATTATGACAAAAGCGAGCCCGTCAACATCGGAACCAACTGCGAGATTTCCATCGCCGATCTCGTCGCGTTGATTGTGGAGTTGACAGGTTTCCAGGGACGCGTTCTCTGGGATCAGAACAAACCGGACGGACAGCCCCGCCGGGCCGTCGACCCGGGACGGGCCTTCCGCGAATTCTCTTTTTCAGCCGAGACACCTCTGCGGGAGGGACTTCAAGAAACGATCGACTGGTATGTGGCGAATTTGGGGGCTCCTTGA
- a CDS encoding AtpZ/AtpI family protein — MQMTYASTVGIFMAIVIFGGVYLGSYLDRKFGTAPYFTILLLILGVFVGFRNVYLLIKKIKDDTPFIKGIKSEPHRKRPPPAKN; from the coding sequence ATGCAGATGACCTACGCAAGTACCGTGGGCATCTTCATGGCTATCGTGATCTTTGGCGGCGTTTATTTAGGCAGCTACCTGGATCGCAAGTTTGGAACCGCCCCTTATTTCACCATTCTTTTGCTTATCCTGGGTGTGTTTGTCGGATTTCGCAATGTCTATCTTTTAATTAAAAAAATTAAGGATGATACACCCTTCATAAAGGGTATAAAAAGTGAACCCCATAGAAAAAGACCCCCTCCAGCGAAAAATTGA
- a CDS encoding ATP synthase subunit I, which translates to MNPIEKDPLQRKIEIFNWILLGMFLLISLLFLSPRFALGVFLGGLISIINFYWLYKNMKDVFARLSGSAKSAMMFKYFIRLALTAVVLFFIVTSNKVDILGLLVGLSVVVINLVLTAIMTLSKKNCLEEVK; encoded by the coding sequence GTGAACCCCATAGAAAAAGACCCCCTCCAGCGAAAAATTGAGATCTTCAACTGGATCCTGTTGGGGATGTTTCTCCTTATCAGTCTTCTTTTCCTGTCTCCTCGTTTCGCTCTGGGCGTCTTTCTGGGTGGTCTGATCAGTATCATCAATTTCTACTGGCTTTACAAAAACATGAAGGATGTTTTCGCACGGCTCAGCGGTTCGGCCAAGTCGGCGATGATGTTCAAATACTTTATTCGGCTGGCCCTGACGGCCGTGGTTCTTTTTTTCATTGTGACAAGCAATAAAGTGGACATTTTAGGGCTTCTGGTCGGCCTTTCCGTGGTGGTCATCAACCTGGTGCTGACGGCGATCATGACCCTGTCAAAAAAAAACTGTCTGGAGGAGGTTAAATAA
- the atpB gene encoding F0F1 ATP synthase subunit A, with protein sequence MHPLSFLELAFPGMPTHVTYTWLIMIGLVILSFLATRRLNINPGGVQNVMEVIIDAMYKLLLDTMGEHGKKFFPLIATIGLFILTSNLLGLIPGFESPTGNLNTNLCMALVVFFLTHIVGVKIHGWKYLKQFVGPSPWLAPLILPIELVGHLARPVSLTFRLFGNIEGGHIVLAVLIILVPLLIPLPILVLKLLICFIQTLVFMLLSMMYIAGAMEEAHS encoded by the coding sequence ATGCATCCCCTGTCTTTTCTGGAACTTGCATTCCCCGGTATGCCCACCCATGTGACCTACACATGGTTGATCATGATCGGACTGGTGATTCTGTCCTTCCTTGCAACCCGGCGCCTGAACATCAATCCGGGCGGCGTTCAGAACGTCATGGAAGTGATTATCGACGCCATGTACAAACTGCTGCTCGACACCATGGGCGAGCACGGCAAGAAGTTCTTCCCCTTGATCGCGACGATCGGTCTTTTTATTTTGACCTCGAATCTCCTGGGTCTTATTCCGGGCTTCGAATCACCCACGGGCAATCTGAACACCAACCTCTGCATGGCCCTGGTCGTCTTTTTCCTGACGCATATCGTAGGCGTCAAGATCCATGGCTGGAAATATCTGAAACAGTTTGTCGGCCCCAGTCCCTGGCTTGCGCCTCTGATTCTCCCCATCGAACTCGTCGGGCATCTGGCCCGTCCCGTTTCCCTGACCTTCCGTCTGTTCGGAAACATCGAGGGGGGACACATCGTTCTGGCCGTTCTGATCATCCTGGTGCCCCTGCTGATCCCCCTGCCGATCTTGGTTCTGAAGCTCCTGATCTGCTTCATCCAAACCTTGGTTTTCATGCTCCTGTCCATGATGTACATTGCAGGGGCAATGGAAGAAGCCCATTCCTGA
- a CDS encoding FAD-dependent oxidoreductase: protein MAIKVRINGREYEARQGETIREVAKRNGIGIPVLCERAQIDPFGSCRVCLVEQKNARYPVVACAAPVFDGITINTETELIQSLRKLDIELLFSNHFADCVAPCNMTCPAGIDIQGYVGLAANGEYHDAEKLIKEKVPFPGILGRVCPAPCQKECRRNLVDETVSIKSIKRFISDRNFERGTRYNPPVAPSSGKTVAIVGAGPAGMSCAYYLAQQGHQCMIIEKLPKAGGMTRYGIPDYRLPQNELDAEIAEIESLGVEFIYNTELGKDVTIDGLRRSFDAVFLAVGAHVSKSMGIPGEELEGVYQGIDFLRDVKLGKQFDLGETVVVVGGGNTAIDAVRTSLRLGAKNCYIVYRRSRAEMPADPIEVHDAEEEGVRFHFLTNPVRIHGKKRMESIESVRMELGEPDASGRRSPVVIEGSEFMLQADTIIMAIGQEPDVACIGADCEVRTTRWSTFVVNEDTFQTDIPEVFAGGDAMRGPCTVVESIADGRNAATQINRFLKGRDLTPIPGVYSVQRGKSLGDLRPLEEEWKNRYPAEPRAEMPMVDPKERIKDFKECELGFAEGELRREAGRCLECGCFSQYDCELRQIGKVVDAEPTALKTKGEIRFEPDLRHPFIMKDQNKCILCGACVRACDELRHVGAWGFVDRGYVTTVQPSFGVALQETDCESCGTCVQNCPTGSLDERFPGTKTVPEDAIEMPGVCTFGGFGCHLNLATVNGRLVSVKAPERDPNNGLLCRYGRYGTRYINNLPRITEPMKRDGDILKPISWTEAHKILVGSVGRIPGKDWGIYAGGRLTLEELAQLDVFVDKNMPEGLKSSFSSDSLKVGEAINETFGTVGSPWSYNVVDAADMVLAVGFDDEDMMTVLGVKIRGAKKNGATLYGLGMEAPRTLHHAFDIFDVSHSPAATLAGVCKTVAKSVKTAETKGLFKGLKVAACEEDDDLLSALNGAQNPVIVISGRAGGNTARWAANLAVLKGCPVLGLPLTPNAQGLLEMGFAEDIAARRGLFILGEDPVGCAVSGKVADEVVGKADFIVVADAFLTPTVEKADLILPLKVSGERAGTFLSGERRLNRFAQVLKADYPTIFDRIPEVGKTEKLRMALRARFISLRTAKQGVVRPAPLADGEIRYTNGADYLSAQVNWEFEQLEL from the coding sequence ATGGCGATCAAAGTTAGAATAAACGGTAGAGAATATGAAGCGAGACAAGGTGAAACCATTCGCGAAGTGGCCAAACGAAACGGAATCGGCATTCCCGTTCTCTGTGAGCGCGCTCAGATCGACCCTTTCGGAAGCTGCCGGGTCTGTCTTGTCGAACAGAAAAACGCGAGATATCCCGTGGTGGCCTGTGCGGCGCCGGTTTTTGACGGTATCACAATCAATACGGAGACCGAACTGATCCAGAGTCTTCGAAAACTCGACATAGAACTGCTCTTTTCCAATCATTTTGCGGATTGTGTGGCCCCGTGCAACATGACCTGTCCAGCGGGCATTGATATCCAGGGTTATGTGGGACTGGCCGCCAACGGCGAATACCACGACGCGGAAAAGCTCATCAAGGAGAAGGTCCCCTTTCCCGGTATCCTGGGCCGGGTCTGTCCCGCTCCATGTCAGAAGGAATGCCGCCGCAATCTGGTGGATGAAACGGTTTCGATCAAGTCCATCAAGCGATTCATCTCGGACAGGAATTTCGAAAGGGGTACCCGCTACAACCCACCGGTCGCTCCGTCAAGCGGTAAGACCGTGGCCATCGTCGGCGCCGGGCCGGCCGGGATGTCCTGTGCCTATTACCTGGCCCAGCAGGGACATCAGTGCATGATCATCGAAAAACTGCCGAAAGCGGGCGGCATGACCCGGTACGGCATCCCCGATTACCGCCTGCCCCAAAATGAGCTGGATGCGGAAATCGCGGAAATCGAGTCTCTGGGCGTGGAATTCATCTACAACACGGAATTGGGCAAGGATGTGACAATCGATGGTCTGCGGCGATCCTTTGATGCGGTCTTCCTGGCCGTCGGCGCCCATGTAAGCAAGTCCATGGGAATTCCCGGCGAGGAACTCGAAGGGGTCTATCAGGGGATCGACTTTCTGCGGGATGTGAAACTCGGCAAGCAATTTGACCTAGGCGAAACGGTGGTGGTCGTGGGCGGTGGAAATACGGCTATCGATGCCGTTCGGACGTCTCTGCGTCTGGGTGCGAAAAACTGCTATATCGTTTATCGGAGAAGCCGTGCGGAAATGCCGGCCGATCCCATTGAAGTGCACGATGCGGAAGAGGAAGGCGTGCGCTTTCACTTTCTCACCAATCCGGTTAGGATTCACGGGAAGAAGAGAATGGAATCCATTGAATCCGTTCGCATGGAACTGGGTGAACCCGATGCATCGGGCCGGCGCAGCCCGGTCGTCATCGAGGGGTCGGAATTCATGCTCCAGGCGGATACGATCATCATGGCGATCGGCCAGGAACCGGATGTCGCCTGTATCGGCGCCGATTGCGAGGTCCGGACGACCAGATGGTCGACCTTTGTGGTCAATGAGGACACTTTCCAGACGGATATTCCGGAGGTGTTCGCCGGCGGTGATGCCATGAGGGGCCCCTGCACGGTGGTCGAGAGTATCGCCGACGGGCGCAATGCGGCCACCCAGATCAACCGTTTTTTGAAAGGACGGGATTTGACGCCCATTCCCGGCGTCTACTCGGTTCAGCGCGGAAAATCCTTGGGAGATCTCAGACCGCTCGAAGAGGAGTGGAAGAACCGTTATCCTGCTGAACCGCGTGCCGAGATGCCCATGGTTGATCCCAAAGAGCGTATCAAGGATTTCAAGGAATGCGAGCTGGGTTTTGCTGAAGGGGAATTGCGCCGGGAAGCCGGTCGATGCCTGGAATGCGGGTGTTTCTCCCAGTATGACTGCGAACTGCGGCAGATCGGCAAGGTCGTCGACGCGGAACCGACAGCGCTGAAAACGAAAGGAGAAATTCGATTCGAACCGGACTTGAGGCATCCTTTCATTATGAAAGATCAGAACAAATGCATCCTGTGCGGTGCCTGTGTACGGGCTTGCGATGAACTGAGGCATGTTGGAGCCTGGGGTTTCGTCGACCGCGGTTACGTGACGACGGTTCAGCCTTCGTTCGGGGTCGCCTTGCAGGAGACGGACTGCGAGTCTTGCGGTACCTGTGTACAGAACTGCCCCACGGGATCGCTCGATGAAAGGTTCCCCGGTACCAAGACGGTCCCGGAGGATGCGATCGAGATGCCGGGTGTCTGCACCTTCGGGGGATTCGGTTGTCATCTCAATCTGGCCACGGTGAACGGCCGCCTTGTCTCTGTGAAGGCACCGGAACGCGATCCGAATAACGGTCTCCTGTGCAGGTACGGGCGTTACGGTACCCGCTATATAAACAACCTGCCCCGGATTACGGAACCGATGAAACGGGACGGGGATATCCTGAAACCCATCTCCTGGACGGAAGCACACAAAATTCTTGTGGGTAGTGTGGGCCGCATACCGGGTAAAGACTGGGGGATATATGCGGGAGGTCGGCTGACCTTGGAGGAGTTGGCTCAGCTCGATGTCTTCGTTGATAAAAACATGCCGGAAGGGTTGAAATCCTCTTTCTCCTCCGACTCCCTCAAGGTTGGTGAGGCGATCAACGAAACGTTTGGCACGGTCGGCTCACCCTGGAGTTATAATGTGGTGGATGCGGCCGACATGGTTCTTGCGGTTGGTTTCGACGATGAAGACATGATGACGGTTCTCGGTGTCAAAATCCGCGGCGCGAAAAAGAACGGCGCTACCCTGTATGGTCTGGGGATGGAAGCCCCGAGGACGCTGCATCATGCTTTCGACATCTTCGACGTCAGCCATTCGCCCGCGGCGACACTGGCCGGTGTCTGTAAAACGGTTGCGAAATCCGTCAAGACTGCGGAGACGAAGGGGCTGTTCAAAGGACTCAAGGTGGCCGCCTGCGAAGAGGATGACGATCTGCTGTCGGCCCTGAACGGGGCACAAAATCCTGTTATCGTCATTTCCGGCAGGGCTGGGGGCAACACGGCACGGTGGGCGGCGAATCTTGCGGTGTTAAAGGGTTGTCCGGTTCTCGGCCTGCCTTTGACGCCAAACGCCCAGGGTCTTCTGGAAATGGGCTTTGCCGAGGATATAGCGGCCCGAAGAGGCTTGTTCATCCTGGGAGAGGATCCCGTCGGCTGTGCGGTGAGCGGGAAAGTTGCAGATGAAGTTGTCGGTAAAGCGGATTTCATCGTGGTGGCTGACGCGTTCCTGACGCCGACCGTGGAAAAAGCGGACCTGATACTCCCCCTAAAGGTTTCCGGGGAAAGGGCCGGGACATTTTTGTCCGGTGAACGTCGCCTGAACCGCTTTGCCCAGGTTCTGAAGGCGGATTATCCAACCATATTCGACAGGATTCCCGAAGTCGGTAAGACGGAAAAACTGAGAATGGCGCTTCGTGCCCGTTTCATCAGTCTGAGGACGGCCAAACAGGGTGTGGTTCGTCCCGCCCCCCTTGCGGATGGGGAGATCCGTTATACGAACGGGGCCGATTATCTGAGTGCCCAGGTGAACTGGGAATTCGAGCAACTTGAATTGTAA
- a CDS encoding NADH-quinone oxidoreductase subunit NuoF codes for MMKILRIGYNSCGIAAGAEETLNKLHELLDGNSDFEIRKTGCNGMCYLEPIIDVIEEEKVYTYGNLTADKVQKFIDALAKGTHLEDWIILHPDHPTTQSSYQDKQVKLATKNIGVIDPENVDDYVAAGGYRALEKVLKTMDRQDVIDQVRASGLRGRGGAGFSCGMKWQFAKDAPGEEKYMICNGDEGDPGAFMDRSTLEGDPHGVIEGMTIGAYAVGAQVGFFYVRAEYPLAVKRLRLAINQAEARGYSGKNILGTDFSFTLHVIEGAGAFGCGEETALIASIEGKRGMPRTRPPFPATQGIWGKPTNNNNVETYANIPYIIREGGAAFSKYGTDMSKGTKVFALAGKINRGGMIEVPMGITINEIVNDIGGGIINNGKCKAVQMGGPSGGCIPSHLHDTPIDYENITATGAIVGSGGMVFMDQGTCMVDIARYFLSFTVEESCGKCTFCRVGTKRMLEILERITAGEGTEEDIPLLQKLCDAIIKGSLCGLGQTAPNPVLTTLRYFRDEYEAHIREKKCPAKKCKALITYRVVADKCTGCTLCAKTCPVGAATGERKQVHQIDDELCTRCGFCKDACKFDAIIVE; via the coding sequence ATGATGAAAATCCTCCGTATTGGATACAATTCCTGCGGGATTGCCGCAGGAGCGGAAGAAACCCTGAACAAGCTACATGAATTGCTTGACGGGAACAGTGATTTTGAGATCAGGAAAACAGGCTGTAACGGTATGTGCTATCTGGAACCGATTATCGATGTGATCGAGGAAGAGAAAGTATACACCTATGGTAATCTGACGGCTGACAAGGTTCAAAAATTCATTGATGCTCTGGCTAAAGGGACACACCTTGAAGACTGGATCATCCTTCACCCCGATCACCCGACGACGCAATCATCCTATCAGGACAAGCAGGTCAAGTTGGCCACCAAGAATATCGGTGTCATCGATCCGGAAAACGTCGATGACTACGTTGCGGCCGGTGGTTACCGGGCCCTGGAGAAAGTTTTGAAGACCATGGACCGTCAGGATGTTATCGATCAGGTTCGTGCTTCCGGACTCCGGGGGCGTGGAGGAGCAGGTTTTTCCTGCGGAATGAAATGGCAGTTCGCAAAGGATGCCCCGGGCGAGGAAAAATATATGATCTGCAACGGCGATGAAGGGGACCCCGGTGCCTTTATGGACCGCTCCACCCTGGAAGGCGATCCCCACGGCGTGATCGAGGGGATGACCATCGGTGCCTATGCGGTGGGCGCCCAGGTTGGGTTCTTCTACGTCAGAGCCGAATATCCGCTGGCTGTGAAGAGGCTTCGCCTGGCCATCAATCAGGCGGAGGCGAGAGGCTATTCGGGGAAAAATATTTTGGGCACCGACTTCAGCTTTACCCTCCATGTCATCGAGGGAGCCGGCGCGTTTGGCTGCGGGGAGGAAACGGCCCTGATCGCGTCCATCGAAGGGAAACGGGGCATGCCCCGCACCCGCCCACCTTTCCCGGCGACGCAGGGTATCTGGGGGAAACCCACGAACAACAACAACGTCGAAACTTACGCCAACATCCCCTACATCATCAGGGAGGGGGGAGCCGCCTTTTCCAAGTACGGCACAGACATGTCGAAGGGAACCAAGGTGTTCGCTCTCGCCGGCAAGATCAATCGCGGGGGAATGATTGAGGTGCCGATGGGGATAACCATCAACGAAATCGTCAACGATATCGGCGGCGGCATCATCAACAACGGCAAGTGCAAGGCCGTCCAGATGGGCGGGCCTTCGGGCGGATGTATTCCCTCTCATCTTCATGATACGCCGATCGATTACGAAAATATTACCGCGACCGGGGCCATTGTCGGTTCTGGCGGTATGGTCTTTATGGATCAGGGCACCTGCATGGTCGACATTGCCCGTTATTTCCTCTCCTTTACGGTCGAGGAGTCCTGCGGCAAATGCACCTTCTGTCGCGTCGGTACAAAACGGATGCTTGAAATCCTCGAGAGGATTACAGCGGGAGAGGGCACTGAGGAGGATATCCCCCTGCTTCAGAAGCTCTGTGACGCCATCATCAAGGGATCGCTCTGCGGTCTGGGTCAGACCGCTCCGAACCCGGTTCTGACCACACTGCGTTATTTCCGGGACGAATACGAAGCCCATATCCGCGAGAAGAAATGCCCGGCCAAAAAATGCAAGGCCCTGATCACTTACCGGGTGGTGGCCGATAAATGTACTGGCTGCACACTCTGTGCGAAGACGTGTCCCGTCGGTGCCGCAACCGGTGAACGCAAGCAGGTTCACCAAATCGACGATGAATTATGCACCCGTTGTGGCTTCTGCAAGGACGCATGTAAATTCGACGCGATCATTGTCGAATAG
- the nuoE gene encoding NADH-quinone oxidoreductase subunit NuoE, giving the protein MEQLDFSYVDEVLERYRGHKGTLITVLQQVQAHKGYLEKEALERVARSMGVSTASIYGIVTFYAQFRLTPVGKNLVRVCHGTACHVQNADGLTEAIEGALNVKSGETTPDMLFTVESVACLGCCSLAPVIMVGEKVYGKLSTDKVRKVMKEYKKKEAE; this is encoded by the coding sequence ATGGAACAACTGGATTTTAGTTATGTCGATGAGGTACTGGAGCGTTACAGGGGCCATAAGGGAACGCTCATCACCGTGCTTCAGCAGGTTCAGGCGCACAAGGGCTACCTGGAAAAGGAAGCTCTGGAACGTGTTGCCAGAAGTATGGGAGTTTCAACCGCCAGCATTTATGGAATTGTCACTTTTTACGCCCAATTCCGCCTGACGCCCGTCGGAAAAAACCTGGTTCGTGTCTGTCATGGGACGGCCTGTCATGTTCAGAATGCCGACGGCCTTACCGAAGCCATTGAGGGTGCGCTGAATGTCAAGTCGGGAGAGACGACGCCGGATATGCTGTTTACCGTCGAGTCGGTGGCTTGTCTGGGATGCTGTAGCCTGGCCCCCGTCATCATGGTTGGGGAAAAAGTCTATGGGAAACTCTCCACGGACAAGGTTCGCAAAGTTATGAAAGAGTACAAGAAGAAGGAGGCTGAATGA